The Fructilactobacillus myrtifloralis genome segment CCTCCACTCCAATCACCCCCGCCCAGTTATCAAACTGGTCTTTCCACAGGTAAAGATTCCGCTTCTTACTGTCTGCGTACCAGGCCAGCTCCTCTGGAAGGTAGTGCACCTGTTCGGTCCGCCGGGTTAACGTTAAAATGCCTAAAATCACTTTTTCATGTTCTGGGCGATATTTATATAGCATTGCGACCTCCTCTAATTACGCACGTGGATGGTATTTTTGGTATTCACTCGTCAAATGCTCATGCGAAACGTGGGTATAAATTTGGGTGGTGGATAGATCAGCATGACCCAGCAATTCTTGGACCGTACGCAAGTCGGCCCCGTGCTCTAACAACCGGGTGGCAAACGTATGGCGCAACGTATGGGGCGTGATGTTTTTCTGAATCCCCGCCTGCGCCGCCGTCTGCTTTAATAATTTCCACACACTTTGCCGACTCAATTGCCCCCCATGGGCGTTTAAAAACACATAGGGACTCCGCCTTTGTTTTAACAACTCGGGGCGGACAGTTTCTAAATATGTGGTTAGCCAGTGAATGGCGACCGCATCGATTGGCACAATGCGCTCCTTATCACCTTTCCCTAACGTTTGGATCAAGTTCATTTCCAAATGCAAATCCTGCAACTTCAAGTTAACCAGCTCAGAAACCCGGAGTCCAGTTGCATACAACACCTCGAGGATGGCTCGATCCCGCTTTCCGAGTTTGCGATTAACCGGTGGGACTGCTAATAAGCGGTCCGTTTCCTGTTCGGTCAACACGGACGGCAGATGAGTGCCCCGTTTGGGGGTGGCAATTTTTTGCATTGGATCAACCGGAATGACCTGTAAACGCATCAAATATTGGAAAAACTTCCGCAGGGAGGAAACACTGTGAATTACAGAATTCCGGGCCTTGCCCCCCTGCTTTTCCTGCTCTAAATAACTTAACACCGTAAACTGATCCACTGCTGCCCAGCTACTCACCTGCTGGTCAGCTAAATACGTAGCAAATTGGGTTAAATCCTGACGGTAACTCTTAATCGAGTTGTCCGAAAGCCCCCGTTCGACCACGAGATAATGTAAATAATTTTCCAGTTGCTCATTCACGCTGGTCCTCCACGAGTTGAATTCCAGTAGCGGTAATGTTGATTTGATGGCGTTTAAACAGGTTCCCCAGTGCCCGCTTGAACTGACTCTTGCTGATTCCGAAGTACGTTTGAATGGCTTCTGGATCACTATGATCGTTGTACGGTAAAAAATGATCCGCCCGCATCGCAAGCGTCCGATAAATCATTTCAGCATCATCGGAAATGGCCTCGTAAGCCCGGGGCCGCATCGAGAGGTAGACGGTTTTATTGGGGCGAATTCCAATAATCCGAGCGGTGATTAGTTCCCCCAACCGGGGTTCTTGCTCTACTTCGGAACGGTCAATAAAGCCCAACTGGTACTGGTCGGTTAGCACCTGAGTCCCCATTTTTTTCGGGTTGATTACCCGGGCCTTGACGGTCCGATTTTTTAACTTTGGATTAGTTGCTGGCTGTGAAATTGCTTTAAAGACCTCTTCATCGGCCAATTCGCCCCACAGTCGGCCCTTGCTGTCCCGCCGTAAGGCCACTAATAACTGATCCCCGACGTCCGGCCAAAGGGAACGCATGGCGGGTAAATCATCCATCGAGACGGCTAAGTCCTTGTCGGGGAGCCCCAGATCAACAAACACGCCCAGGCCAAATTTTTTACTCACCACGGTTCCCCAGCCATACTGATCAAACCCGATCGCAGGAATTTGCCGGGTAATCCGCAGGTGATGCTGCTCATTTTCATAGGCAAACCCCCGAAAGGTGCTTCCTAGTTTTAGCGGTTTTTTAATTTCTGATTTCGCCAGGGAGTAGGTTAGTCCCTCGCTTTGGACGAAGTATTCCGTCGCATTTTCGTCAGTTACCGTGGTCGTAATGACCGTTCCCAGTTGCTTATTCATGTTGTTCTCCAATTTATGCATCCGTTCAGTAAGATCAGTTAATTTTCTTCATTATACCAAAGAAAAAGGCCGCCGAAAAAATTCAGCGACCTTTTTCTTAAATAAAATTTAATTAATCATTCTTAACTTGGTTACCTTGGTAAACTACTCCACGCCGAGCATCAACCGTTACCAATTCACCATCGGTAATCGTAGACGTCGCGTTGTGAGCAGCAACAATTACGGGAACATCCAATGAAATTCCAATAACCGCAGCGTAAGAAGTTAAACCACCGGTTTCAACCACGATGGCACTGGCCTTCTTCATGGCTGGCAGGTAATCCTTATTAGTATCTTTAACTACCAGTACGCTACCTTCAACGGAGTTCGCATCAGCAGCTTGGGCGTTGTCAGCAACAACCGCCTTCCCAATTACGGTGTCATCCCCAATTCCTTGCCCTTGAGCAAGCTTGGTTCCGATTAATTGAACCCGAACCGTGTTCGTTGTTCCTTCGTCACCTAATGGAACACCCGTAGTAACGATGATTTCTTCGCCTTCTTGTGCTAAGCCAGTTTCAACTGCCTTAGAAACAGCCAAGTTCACCATTGCTTCTGCGGATTCTGGCTTTTCAACTAAGACGGGGTTAACGGCCCAGTTAACCGTTAAGCCACGCCGAACCCGATCGTCAAAGGTTAAAGCTAAGATGTTAGCATCTGGGTGATACTTAGAAATCATCCGCGCTGTGTAACCTGAACCAGTAGCAACAACAATCGTGTGAATTCCCATGTCTTTTGCAATCCGAGCGACTGATTCACCGAGTGCTTCAGTTACATCACCATCTTGAAAGACAGGACGTGGAGTTCCGAATTCATTAAAGAGTCCGTCTGAAACTTCGTCAATCCGAGCCATCATTGAAACGGAAGCAACTGGGTAGTCACCGTTGGCACTTTCACCAGACAGCATCGTAGCATCCGTCCCATCGTAAACGGCGTTAGCCACGTCAGAAACTTCAGCCCGCGTTGGCCGTGGTTCGTCCTGCATTGAATCGAGCATTTGGGTTGCAGTAATCACTGGCTTACCAGCTTCATTACACATCTTAATCAACCGTTTTTGTACTGCGGGAACGTTTTCTGGGGGAATTTCAACTCCCATGTCACCCCGGGCAATCATCAACCCATCAGAAACCTTTAAGATTTCTGGGAAGTTGTCAATTCCTTCTTGGGATTCAATCTTAGGGAAGATTTGAACGTCTTGCATGTTCTTTTCTTCCAACAAAGCCCGAATGTCCATGATGTCTTGGGGTTTCCGTACAAATGAAGCGGCAATGTAGTTAATGCCGTGGTCACAACCGAAACGAATGTCATCCGAATCCTTTTCGGTAATTCCTGGTAAGTTGATGGAAACACCGGGAGCATTAACCCCTTTACGGGAACCTAAAACTCCGTTGTTCGTAACTTCCACCACTAGTTCACGGTTTTGGTCATCCTTTTCCAGAATCTTCGTTCCGACCAAACCATCATCAAAGAGAACTTGACCACCAACTTTAACATCATCGTAAAGTCCTGGATAAGTTACGGCAATCTTGTCTTTCGTACCTTCAAGGCTATCATCCATAGAAATCCGGAATTGGTCACCCGTCTTGAATTCAATCTTGCCATCGGCTTGTTTCGTCGTCCGAATTTCGGCTCCCTTGGTATCCAAGAGAATCCCAGCAATCTTTCCAGTTCTCTTTTCAGCTTCTTTCACCATGTTCATCCGTGATAGGTGTTCTTCATGGTCTCCATGGGAAAAGTTGAAACGAAAAACATTTGCACCACTATTTAACAACGTTGTAATCGTATCAACGTCGTTTGAAGCTGGTCCAAGTGTACTTACGATTTTTGTTCTCTTCATAAGTAAAAGCTCTCCTTTTTTGTAAGCAAACTGTCTCCAGTTTAACTTGCCTTTATTGAATTTCGTTTTCATTGTATCACTTTTCACGGGCGCTGTCTGTATTCAACTAAAAATCATTTTAAGACCACGTTCTTCGTCCCTAACAATGCCTGTAGTTGGTCCAGAACGTCCGGACTGGGATCGACTTGCCATGCCTTTGGCAACAGTTGCCGTTGCTTGGAACTCGCCCAGTACAAAATCACAGGAACCGATCCGGGATGCGCTTGTAACACCGCCTGCAAGTGTTGCAATTGCGTTGGTTGCTCCTGGGTCGGAAGAATTTGTAAAAAGAGGCGTTTTGAGCTGGTCGTTTGCTGGTGCACAACGTTTGCAGCTGGTTGGAGTTGATCCACCACCACCTGTAAGCCCCGACGTTCTTCGACATTCCCAGTCACCAAGACCACTTGGTTTGGTTGTAACCACTCCTGGGCCGCTTGATAAACGTTCGGAAAGAGGGTTAAATCGACCTCCCCAAATTGATCAGAGGCCGTCACAAAGGCCATTAGTTGGCCTTTTTTAGTCCGAATGCTCTTGATGTGATTCACTAATAGCACGAGGTTAACGTGTTGTTGCCCGGCCCTTAATTGGTTGCTACGTAAGGCGTCCCGACTCTGTTTCAGTTGGTCATAGCGTTCCACCGGATGTCCAGACAAAAAGGTCCCTAGGTACTCGCTTTCGTAGTTAATTTTTTGCCAATCAGGCCAATCCGCTTTGCGCTGAATCTCAACCTCCATGCCTGGGATTGAAGCTAACAGGGATCCCGATAAATCAGCGGCACTGATAAACTTTGGAATAGCTTCGCTCAACTCCCGCCGGTTATAGCCAAACTGATCGAATGCTCCGACTGCGGCTAAGGTTTGTAAGGGTTCCACCTTGCGAAATTTCTGTGGCAGCCGTTGGATTACATCGTTTAGATCACGAAAGTCGCCCTCCTCCTTGCGCGTCGTAATGAGGGCTTGCATCAGATCGGAACGTAACCCCTTCACCGCTCGCAAACCAAACCGAATTCCTTGATCTTGATACGTAAAATCAAGCTCGCTCCGGTTAATGTCTGGCGGCAACACAGAAATGCCATCGTCCTTGGCTTCTTGAATGTAATTTCTAATCTTAACCTGATTTCCTAAGACTGAATTTAAGAGGGCTGTGAAGAAGGGCCCTGGAAAGTGCGCCTTTAAATAAGCCAGCTCAACCGCCATTTTACTGTAGGCAACCGCATGGGATTTATTAAAGCCATAGCTGGCAAACTGTTCAATGTAGGCAAACGTTTGCTCCGCCGTTTCCTGCGAATAGCCGTTGTGCACGGAGCCTGAGATAAAGCGTTCCCGCATCGACTCCATTTCTTGATGGTGCTTCTTACTCATGGCCCGTCGTAACACGTCGGCTTGTCCCAGTGAAAAGCCCGCCATCGTAGCGGCCAACTGCATGACTTGTTCTTGATAAACAATGATGCCATAGGTTGAACCCAAAATCTTTTGAATGGCCGCATTTTGGTAATGGTATTCTTCTTGGCCATTTTTTCGTTTAATGAAAGTATCAATGTTTTCCATGGGACCCGGACGATACAAGGCGTTGACCGCTGCAATTAGTTCGAAGCGGTCCGGGTGCATCCGGCGTAGTACTTGTTTAATCCCACTGGATTCAAACTGAAACACGCCGTTGGTGCGACCAGCTTGAAATAGCTCCATGGTCTGGGGATCATTAAGGTCAATTTTAGTCACGTCAAAGTCGACATCCAGTTGGTCGTGCACGATTTGTAAGATGTTCGCCATGATGGAGAGGTTCCGTAACCCCAGGAAATCAATTTTTAACAGGCCCACATCTTCAACGTAATACTTTGAGTATTGGGTCATAAGTAACCCTTCGTTTCCAGACTGAACCGGCGCCTTTTCCACGATTGGTTGGTCACTTAAAATGACCCCGGCCGCGTGGGTCGAGTAGTGCCGGGGTAAGCCCTCTAACTGTTGCGCCGTTTTAAACAGGGTCTCGTTCAACGGTTGATCTGCAATGAGGTTTTGTAACTTTTGGGACTCCTGTAAAGCGTTGCTCAGGGTTTGGTGCAAATGATTAGGAATCGCGGCGCTCCACTGGTTCATTTGTTCGGGACGCATTCCAAAGACCCGGCCCACATCACGAATTGCTTGCTTGGCCCCGAGGGTCCCAAAGGTAATAATTTGGGCTACGTGGGTGTCCCCGTAACGATCATGCACGTACTGCAGAATTTCATCACGTTGGTCATCCGGAATATCCATGTCAATATCTGGCATTTGAGCCCGTTCCTCGTTCAAAAACCGTTCAAACAACAGATCGTACTTAATTGGGTCGACATCAGTAATCCGTAAAACGTAGGCCACTAACGACCCGGCGGCAGAGCCCCGGCCTGGTCCCGTAATAATATGCTGCTGGTGGGCAAAATTAATGACATCCCACACAATCAAAAAGTAGTCGCTAAAGCCCATCCGGTCAATAACGTCCAGTTCATGTTGCAACCGCTCGGTATAGGCCGCGGGAGGATCCTGGTGTAGCCGGTCGGCTAAGCCTTTCGTACACAACTCTCGAAGGTAAGCGATTGCTGACTCCTGATTAGGCGTTGCAAACCGCGGAAGATGCGGCGTTTGCTTGGGAATGTGCACATCACAGGCCGCCACAATTTTTTGGTTAACGGCCAACGCCGCCTGGAGGGACTGCTGTTGGTAAGCTTGTTCCACTTCCTGGGCCGGTCGGAGCCAGTGTTCGCCTAACAGGGCTTGTTGTTCTGGAATTGAACCGAGTGGCGTACCCGTATCAATGGAACGTAGCACCCGTACGTCAAAATAATCGGTAGCCTTTAAGTAATCAACGGCATTTAAGGCCACTAACTCGGTCTGCGTGTCGTCCGCCACCGCTTGACGGGCAGTGATCATAGCAGCATTGGCATCCATTGGAAGACCGAGTTTGACGGCCTCCGGATCGGCGAG includes the following:
- a CDS encoding riboflavin biosynthesis protein RibT, encoding MLYKYRPEHEKVILGILTLTRRTEQVHYLPEELAWYADSKKRNLYLWKDQFDNWAGVIGVEVTHHCLLVRKIILTPDAETYFNVFRILDNIRKLYPNQPVIGTLQNQEVITRWERTTNE
- the xerD gene encoding site-specific tyrosine recombinase XerD, yielding MNEQLENYLHYLVVERGLSDNSIKSYRQDLTQFATYLADQQVSSWAAVDQFTVLSYLEQEKQGGKARNSVIHSVSSLRKFFQYLMRLQVIPVDPMQKIATPKRGTHLPSVLTEQETDRLLAVPPVNRKLGKRDRAILEVLYATGLRVSELVNLKLQDLHLEMNLIQTLGKGDKERIVPIDAVAIHWLTTYLETVRPELLKQRRSPYVFLNAHGGQLSRQSVWKLLKQTAAQAGIQKNITPHTLRHTFATRLLEHGADLRTVQELLGHADLSTTQIYTHVSHEHLTSEYQKYHPRA
- a CDS encoding S1 RNA-binding domain-containing protein; protein product: MNKQLGTVITTTVTDENATEYFVQSEGLTYSLAKSEIKKPLKLGSTFRGFAYENEQHHLRITRQIPAIGFDQYGWGTVVSKKFGLGVFVDLGLPDKDLAVSMDDLPAMRSLWPDVGDQLLVALRRDSKGRLWGELADEEVFKAISQPATNPKLKNRTVKARVINPKKMGTQVLTDQYQLGFIDRSEVEQEPRLGELITARIIGIRPNKTVYLSMRPRAYEAISDDAEMIYRTLAMRADHFLPYNDHSDPEAIQTYFGISKSQFKRALGNLFKRHQINITATGIQLVEDQRE
- the pyk gene encoding pyruvate kinase, which codes for MKRTKIVSTLGPASNDVDTITTLLNSGANVFRFNFSHGDHEEHLSRMNMVKEAEKRTGKIAGILLDTKGAEIRTTKQADGKIEFKTGDQFRISMDDSLEGTKDKIAVTYPGLYDDVKVGGQVLFDDGLVGTKILEKDDQNRELVVEVTNNGVLGSRKGVNAPGVSINLPGITEKDSDDIRFGCDHGINYIAASFVRKPQDIMDIRALLEEKNMQDVQIFPKIESQEGIDNFPEILKVSDGLMIARGDMGVEIPPENVPAVQKRLIKMCNEAGKPVITATQMLDSMQDEPRPTRAEVSDVANAVYDGTDATMLSGESANGDYPVASVSMMARIDEVSDGLFNEFGTPRPVFQDGDVTEALGESVARIAKDMGIHTIVVATGSGYTARMISKYHPDANILALTFDDRVRRGLTVNWAVNPVLVEKPESAEAMVNLAVSKAVETGLAQEGEEIIVTTGVPLGDEGTTNTVRVQLIGTKLAQGQGIGDDTVIGKAVVADNAQAADANSVEGSVLVVKDTNKDYLPAMKKASAIVVETGGLTSYAAVIGISLDVPVIVAAHNATSTITDGELVTVDARRGVVYQGNQVKND
- the dnaE gene encoding DNA polymerase III subunit alpha; protein product: MAYAPLQNISSYSLLQSTTKLPDLVSAAKEKGYNAVALTDQNVMYGAVAFEKEARQQGLKPIIGLKLTIQGTVLTEHQFELVLLAKNQTGYQNLMQLSSLAMTQPDALTLDQITDWLTDLFVLLPESSEALSLLDYDRPADAVQVVQTLTALADPEAVKLGLPMDANAAMITARQAVADDTQTELVALNAVDYLKATDYFDVRVLRSIDTGTPLGSIPEQQALLGEHWLRPAQEVEQAYQQQSLQAALAVNQKIVAACDVHIPKQTPHLPRFATPNQESAIAYLRELCTKGLADRLHQDPPAAYTERLQHELDVIDRMGFSDYFLIVWDVINFAHQQHIITGPGRGSAAGSLVAYVLRITDVDPIKYDLLFERFLNEERAQMPDIDMDIPDDQRDEILQYVHDRYGDTHVAQIITFGTLGAKQAIRDVGRVFGMRPEQMNQWSAAIPNHLHQTLSNALQESQKLQNLIADQPLNETLFKTAQQLEGLPRHYSTHAAGVILSDQPIVEKAPVQSGNEGLLMTQYSKYYVEDVGLLKIDFLGLRNLSIMANILQIVHDQLDVDFDVTKIDLNDPQTMELFQAGRTNGVFQFESSGIKQVLRRMHPDRFELIAAVNALYRPGPMENIDTFIKRKNGQEEYHYQNAAIQKILGSTYGIIVYQEQVMQLAATMAGFSLGQADVLRRAMSKKHHQEMESMRERFISGSVHNGYSQETAEQTFAYIEQFASYGFNKSHAVAYSKMAVELAYLKAHFPGPFFTALLNSVLGNQVKIRNYIQEAKDDGISVLPPDINRSELDFTYQDQGIRFGLRAVKGLRSDLMQALITTRKEEGDFRDLNDVIQRLPQKFRKVEPLQTLAAVGAFDQFGYNRRELSEAIPKFISAADLSGSLLASIPGMEVEIQRKADWPDWQKINYESEYLGTFLSGHPVERYDQLKQSRDALRSNQLRAGQQHVNLVLLVNHIKSIRTKKGQLMAFVTASDQFGEVDLTLFPNVYQAAQEWLQPNQVVLVTGNVEERRGLQVVVDQLQPAANVVHQQTTSSKRLFLQILPTQEQPTQLQHLQAVLQAHPGSVPVILYWASSKQRQLLPKAWQVDPSPDVLDQLQALLGTKNVVLK